GGGGCGGTGACGGTGGAGAGCGAGCCCGGCCGGGGTTCGGTCTTCACCCTGCTGCTGCCGTTCGATCCGCCCGGCGACGGGGCCGGGGCGGACCGCGCTGACAGGGACACCACGGCGGTCTGACAGGTTCTTCACACCTTCCGGCCAGCCTGGTGGGCGGAGCGGAACGGGGCGGCGATCGCTACGCCGGGCCCGTGCCGCCCGAGCCAAGCCCGGAAAGCTGGAAAGGGAGCCATCTCCATGATCCGTCGACTGTCCCTGCGTGCCCTCGCCGTCATCACGGCGGCCCCGGCCGCGGTGATCGTCCCGGCGAGCGCCGCCTTCGCCGACTCCACGCCCGCCCCGAGCCTGCGGTTCGCCGACGAACGCCCGGACACCCCCGCGCCCGCCGAGGGCGCGGGGGCGGGCCTCTGGGCCTCCGTCAGCTCCGACCGGGCGACCCCGTCGGCTGCGCCCGCGCCGGAGCGCGTCGTCCTCGACTCCCGCAGCCCGTCGGTGCTGCCGCGCGGTGGCGTGGCCGCCGGTGACAAGCCCGCGCCGATGGACCTCCGTCGCGCCGAGGTGGTCAAGGGGGGGAAGGTCGTCGTGCCGGAGCGGACGGTGTCGCTGCCGCGCGGCGGTGTGGCCGCCGGTGACAAGCCCGCCCCGGCACCGGCGCTGAAGGTGACGCCCGCCGGCGCCGGCGCCGGCTCGGTGACCGTGCCGCGCGGCGGGGTCGCCGCGGGCGAACAGCCCGCCACCGCGGGCGGCGCCACCGACTCCGCCGTCATCGGCGGCACGGTCGCCGCTTTCGCCGTCCTCGCGGGCACCGGCGGCCTCCTCCTCCGCCGCCGCGCAGCCCACCAGCTCTGATGCGTGGGCCCGCGTGATGCCGTGCGCTTCACGCGGGCGGTCTGTGGACGGCGTGGGAAAAGCGCCCACCAGCCCCGTGTACCCCGTCCCGACGGGGTACACCGAGACGCCCACCACCGAGCCGGGGCCTCTCCCACGCCGACGCGTCCGTCCCGGGCCTGTGCCGTCCGCCCGGCGGCTCCACGCCCGCTGAGGGCCGCCGCACCCCATCCGGACGCGTCCCGGGGCACGGCGCCGCGCGGTCGCCGCACACGGGCCCGTCGACGGCCGCGTCGGCCGGAGCCGGGCGCGGCCGTTCCGGGCCTGTGGTCCGCCGCGGTGGTCCTGTGCCGTCCGGGCGGTGGTTCCGCGCCCGTCGCGTCGCGCACCGTCGGCACCGGGGCTCGTCCCCGGATGGCCGCGGTACACGGTGCCGTCGGTCCTGCCGGGGGTGTGGCCTGCGTCGCCGCACGGTCTGTCCCGGGCCGGCGGACCCGTCCAAGGCGCGGGCCGCCGCCGAGCGCGGCTGTCCCGGGCCTGCGGTCCGCCGCGGTGGTCCTGTGCCGTCCGGTCGGCGGTTTCGCGCCCGTCGCGTCGCGCACCGTCGGCACCGGGGCTCGTCCCCGGATGGCCGCGGTACGCGGGCCCGTCGGCGGGCCGCCCTCGGTCCGGTCGTCGGCCGGAGCCGGACGCGCGGTCCGTTGTGCCCGCGTCGGCGGAACCCGCCGCCGTGGCCCCGGGCGCGGGTCGGGTGGTGACGGCGCCGTCCCGGGCCTGTGGCCTCCGTATGCGGGTCCGGGGCGGGGGCGGTGGATCCGGAATGTGAACGATGACGACTGGCCGCCCTCGCCGGGCCCGGGTCCGGCGAGGGCGGACGTAGCTCTGGAGCAGACGAATGAAGACACTTCGGCGGGTCCTCCGCCACCGTCCCGCCGCCCTGGTGGTCCCGGTCGTGCTCACCGCGGCCGTCGCCACCGGCGGATGCTCGTCCGGCAGCGGTGGTGCGGCGGGTGGCGGGGAGACGGCCGGGCGGGTCGTGGACCACGGGCCCGCGACCCCCGACGGCGGGGCGGAGCCGGGCGGGACCCGAGGGCGGCCGGAGCGGGGCGCCGAGGAGCCCGCCGCGCCCGTGCGGGTGACGATTCCGTCGGTCGGGGTCGACAGCGCCCTGATGCGGCTCGGGCTCAACAAGGACGGGACGGTCGAGGTCCCGCCGCCCGCGAAGGGGATGACGGCCGGGTGGTACACCGGGGGCGCCGTCCCCGGGGAGCCCGGGGCCTCCGTGATCATCGGGCACAACAGCACCGTCCACGGGAAGGCCGTCTTCCACGATCTGAAGAAGATCGCCAAGGGCGCCGAGGTCACCGTCCGCAACGCGTCAGGGGACACCGCCCGGTTCACCGTCACGCACCGCGAGACCGTCAGCAAGAAGGCGTTCCCCACCCAGCGGGTGTACGGGGCGACCAACGGCCGCGAACTCCGGCTGATCACCTGCGACGGGGCCTTCGACGCCGCGGGCCACCCCGTGGACAACCTGATCGTCTACGCCACCCGCCGCTGACGGGCGCCTCAGCGCGCGCCCCCCGACCCCCACCACCGGGAGCCCGCCGCGCCCTGCCGGCCCCGCCCGGCGGGGTACAGGGCCTCCCGGCCGGTCATCCGCCGCGGCCCGCCCCCGGGCGGCTCGCCCAGCGAGGCCAGCGCGCTCCGCGCGGGCGGGACCAGCAGCGGCGAGAAGAACGGATTGACCCGCAGCGCCGTGCCGATGTTCCGGCGCGCCGACCCGTACAGCCCCAGGGACCGTTCGATCTGCCCCCGGTGGTACGCGAACAGCGGACTGCGCAACCCCTCCTTCGTCGCCCGCTTGGCGTACGGCAGCGCCTCGTCCGCCCGGCCCGCCCGGTACAGCGCCCACCCCAGCCCGTCCGCGATCTGGGTGCTGCGCCGCCCCGCCTCCCACGCGTCCGTCAGCAGCCGCACCGCCTCGTCAGGATCGCCGTGGTCGGCCTCGTAACGCCCCCGCGTCAACGTCTGGTCGACCCCGTACCGCTCGGCGCGGTCCGCCGTCTCCAGCACCGCCGCGTAGCTCTCCTCGGCCTCCTCGTGCCGCCCCAGCGACTCGTACAGCTCCCCGGCCTCCAGGGCGTACTCCGGCAGCGGGAAGCGGGTCAGCGCCGCCCGGTACTCGGCGAGGGCCGCGTCGGTCCGCCCCAGGGCCGCCAGCGCCCGCGCCCGGCCCGCCCGCGCCGGGTGCAGCTCGGGCGCGAGCCGCAGCGCCGCGTCGTACCCGGCGACCGCCTCACGGGGCTCGCCGCGCTCCCAGGCGAGATCGCCGAGACGGCGCAGCGCCACCGCCCGCTCGGTCGTCCCGGCCGCGGCGGCGACGGCGTCGTACGCGTTGGCCGACGCGTCCTCGCGCCAGCCCCGTTCGCGGTAGACCTGCGCGGCCAGCGCCCGGGACTGCGAGCCCTGGTACAGCGCGGTGAGCCGGTCCAGCGCCCCGTGCACCGCCTTGTACGCGCCGACCCCGCTCTGCGCGTCGATCAGCGCCCGGTACACCGTCCACCGCCGGGGCCGCTGCTGCTGCGCCCGTACCGCCGCGTCCCGGGCGGTGGCGAAGTCCTGCCGCGCCCCGGCGAGTACGGCGAGCCCCAGCAGCGCCTCGGTGTTCCCGGCGGCGGCGGGGCGTTCCCGCAGCGAGCGGTTGAGCGCGCTCTCGGCCCGGGCCAGCGCGGCCCAGTCGGCCCACCAGGCGCCCCGTTCCGCGTACGCGGTCCCGAGCGCCGCCCAGGACTCCTCGTCCCCCGGGTGCGCGCGCAGCCACCGCGTCCGGTCGCGGATCAGCGCGTCCAGCTCGGCGCGGGAGGCGGGGGCCCCGGCGACGGCCGCCGCCCTGGCCCGGGCGGCGGGCCCCGGCGCGGGCGGGGGAGCGTCGTGCTCCTCGGTCACCAGCATGAGCACCCCGCCCGCCAGGGTGGCGGCGACCAGGGCCGCCACGGCGGCGTTCTTCACACGTTCCGTGCCCATGGCGCCACTGTGCGCCCATCATCAGTCCATACGAGGAATGCCGCCCGGGCCCGTGACACGGACGGCGGACGGGTTCACACCGATGGCCCCGGGTGCCAGGCTGGCCCCATGGACGATCTCATCGAACGGCTGCGTGCGGGGCTGCCCGCCGAGGCGCTGATCACCGATCCGGATGTGACCGTCTCCTACGGACGGGACATGGCGGGCTTCTGCGCGGCGGGGACCCCGGCGGTCGTGGTGCTGCCGCGCACGGTCGAGCAGGTCCGGCATGTGATGCGCACGGCGACGGCGCTGCGGGTCCCGGTGGTCCCGCAGGGCGCCCGTACGGGCCTGTCCGGCGCGGCCAACGCCTCGGACGGCTGTATCGTGCTCTCCCTGCTCCGGATGGACCGCATCCTGGAGATCAGCCCGGTGGACCGGATCGCCGTGGTCGAACCCGGCGTCGTCAACGCCGATCTGTCCCGCGCCGTCGGCGAGCTGGGCCTCGCCTATCCGCCGGACCCATCGAGCTGGGAGAGCTGCACGATCGGCGGGAACATCGGCACCGCGTCGGGCGGGCTGTGCTGTGTGAAGTACGGCGTGACGGCGGAGTACGTCCTCGGTCTGGAGGTCGTCCTCGCCGACGGACGGCTGCTGAACACCGGCCGCCGCACCGCCAAGGGCGTGGCCGGATACGACCTCACCCGGCTCTTCGTCGGCTCGGAGGGCAGTCTCGGCATCGTGGTGAAGGCCGTCCTCGCGCTGCGGCCCAAGCCGCCCGCGCAGCTCGTGCTCGGGGCCGAGTTCCCCTCGGCCGCCGCGGCCTGCGCGGCGATCTGCGCCGTCATGGAGCGCGGACACACCCCGTCCCTGCTGGAACTGATGGACCGTACGACGGTGCGCGCGGTCAACGCCACGACCGGCATGGGGCTGCCGGAGACCACCGAGGCGCTGCTGCTGTGCGCGTTCGACACCCCCGACCCGGCCGCCGACCTCGCCGCCGTGGGCGAGCTGTGCCGGGCGGCGGGCGCGACCGAGGTCGTCCCGGCGGACACCCCGGCCGAGTCCGAACTGCTGCTCCAGGCCCGGCGGTCGGCGCTGCCCGCCCTGGAGTCGCTGAGCACGGCGACGATGATCGACGACGTCTGCGTACCGCGTTCCCGGCTGGGCGAGATGATCGAGGGCACCGCCCGGATCGCGGAGAAGTACGGTCTGACGATCGGGGTCTGCGCCCACGCGGGCGACGGCAACACCCACCCCGTGGTCTGTTTCGACCAGCACGACCCGGAGGAGTCCCGGCGGGCGCGGGAGTCCTTTGACGCGATTATGGCCCTGGGGCTGGAGCTGGGCGGGACGATCACCGGCGAGCACGGTGTGGGCGTCCTGAAGAAGGAGTGGCTGGCCAGAGAGCTGGGCCCGGTGGGTCTGGAGATGCAGCGGGGCATCAAGGCCGCCTTCGACCCCCTGAACATCCTCAACCCCGGCAAGCTGTTCTGAGCCACCCCGGCCCGATATCGACTCCTCCGTTCCGATATTCGCTCCTGCCCAGGGAGTAGGGCCACAGCCCGATGCCCGGACACGGTCCGCCCTTCTACGGTGAAAGAGCGGGTGCGCACCGCGCCCGGTCGGATCGGCGCACCACCGCCGAAGGAGGAACCATGCCCGCAACACTGGATCACACCGTCGTCCGCAGTCATGACCGCTTCGCCGGGGCCCGCTTCCTCGCCGAGCTGATCGGCGAGCCCGAGCCCCGGGAGTTCGGCCCCTTCGCCAGCCTGGCGCTGGCGGGCGGGGTGACCTTGGACTATCTCGACGTGGAGGGCGAGATCGCCTCCCAGCACCTGGCCTTCCTCGTCTCCGACGAGGAGTTCGACACGGTGCTCGCGAAGGTCGTCGAACGGGAGCTGCCCTACTTCGCCGACCCCCACGCCGAGAAACCCCAGGAGATCAACCACCACTTCGGCGGCCGGGGCTTCTACCTCGCCGACCCGGACGGTCACTGGCTGGAATTCATAACGCATACCTATGTCATCGAGTAGTTCACCGACTCTGGACGGGACCGTCTAGCCCTCGTCCGCGTCCGGCGTCTCGTCGGTGGCCCGGGGGGTCTCCTTGCCGCAGGCGGGGGAGTGGCCCCGGGCCCACAGCCGCTGGGCCCGGCCGGGCGACAGCAACTCCGCCAATTCGCCCTCCAGATCGAGCCGGTCGCGCTCCGAGCCGGGCGGCACCACCCGCAGGGTCCGCTCCAGCCAGGCCGAGACCGCGACCGACGGGACCTCCAGCAGCGCCTCGCCGTCGGGCGACGCCAGCGCCATCAGCACCACGCTCCTGCCGTCCGTCCTGCTCGGCCAGATCCGCACATCCCCCTGACCACAGGGCCGGAACACCCCCTCCACCAGCAACTCCCGGGCGAAGGTCCAGGTCACCGGGGACGCCGAACCGATGTGGAAGGTGATGTGCACGGCATACGGGTCGTCGGTGCGGTACACCATCCGGGCGGGTACGGGGATGCTGCGCTCGGGCGACAGCACCAGCCGCAGTTCCAGTTCACGCTCGACCACGGAGTGCATGACAGGCTCGCTTTCGTTGTGCGTACCGGGCCTGGGACAGGCCCTTGCACGGTGAGAGCGGGCTCGCCGTCCACGATGACGCGACTTTCGCGAAAAACTTTCCGTGACATTGTCGCTGCGGTGAGTGACTGGATCGTCCGGGTGGTCCGGGTGGTCCGGGTGGTCCGGTGCCCAGGGGCCCGGTGCGGTGCGCCTGTCCGCACGGACCCGGGCGCGCCGTCGGTACACAGCCGTCAGTACACATACGGGAGCAGGCGCTTCGTCCGCCGCCGGTACTCCGCGTACTCCTCGCCGAAAACCGCGAGCAGTATCCGTTCCTCCGCCGCGATCCGCCATCCGTACGCCGCGCCCAGCAGGACGGCGACCGCCACCGCAGCGAGCCCCTTCCCCAGCCCCAGCGCCCAGCCGGTCCACACCAGCAGACTGCCCGCGTACCCGGGGTGCCGGATCAGCCGGTACGGCCCCGTGCGCACCACCCGCTGGCCCGGGGCCGTCCGCAACGTCCGGGTGTAGTACGCGCCCAGCGTCCGCATCCCCCACGCCCGCAGCAGCAGCCCGGCGGCGACGGCGCCGACCCCGGCCCAGCGGGCCGCGGCGGGCAGCGCCCCCGGCAGCAGCGCCCCGAGGAGGAGCGCGCCCGCGAAGGCGGCGGGCAGCAGGGCCGTGCTGCCCCGGTCCGCCGCCCCGGCACGCCAGGAGGCGGCGGTGCGGTCCCGGTGGCGCAGCAGCAGCTCGTACCCCGCCCAGAGCACCAGCCCGGCGTTCGCGAGCACACTCGTCAGCCGCATACAGGGGAGCCTGTCAGCCCGCGCGCGGCGGGGGGCGGCGCGCGTCCGGGCCGTCGCCCGCTCCGGCGGACCGGTGAGGGCCATTCGGGTGGACCGGCGCACCCGACCGGCCCCACGGGAGGGGGTGCTCGGGTGCCGTCGCACGGGCCCGGGTCGTTGCGCCGAGGGAGGCTTCGCGGTCGGGAACGGAACCTCAGGGAGCCCCGGTCGTTACAGCCTGACGGGGCCCAGTCGGCCGCAAGTGTCCGAAAGATTCGGAGAGATCCGGAAAGACGCAGAGCCTGGAAAGGCTCTCCGAGGAGATACGGGACCACGGTGATGAGCGCCCCAACCCCGGCCGGAGACGGCGAGAGCCCCACCCCCGGCTACTATCCGGACCCCTCCATCCCGCACTACATCCGTTACTGGAACGGCGCCGCCTGGGTGCCCGGCAGCAGTCGGCCCGCGCCCAAGGCGGGCGAGTCGACGCCGCCGCTGCCGGGTCGCGGCGGCCGGGGCCAGCAACGGCAGCCCGCCGCCGGGCGGGGGCATCGGGCGCCGGAGCCGTCGGCGGCGGCCGGGCCGGGGCGGATCGAGGAGACCGGACCGGTCTTCCTCGACGAGGAGCCGCCGGACCGGCCCGATCCGCTCGGTCCGCTGGACGGGCGGGACGGGGCGGGAGGGCCGGAGCGCCATGAACCGGCGACCGCGTGGCGCGCGGACGCCTCCCGGCAGACCGGTTTCGGGGGCGAGCACGACCGCAGGGTCTCCTGGAACGGGAGCCCCCACAACGCGGGCCGGACCCCGTTTCCCGGCCCGGTGGACGGGCCGCCGCCCGACGGCCCGGGCAGCACGGCCGGGCCGGGCGGGTCCCGGGGCGCGGACGGCCCGGGAGGCACCGGCGGCCACGCGGACCACGGGAACCCCGGCGGCCTCAGTGGCCTCGGCGCCCTCGAAGCCTCCGGCGGCCCGCACGGCGCCGGGGCGGGTCAGGGCGGGTCGGTGACGTCCGGCGGTCCGCCGCCGTACGGCGCACACGACGGGTACGGGGCGAACGCCGTGCACGACGGGTACGGAGCGAGCGCCGTGGACGGCGGGCACGGCGCCCGCCCGGCCGACGGCGAGCACGGCGGATACAGCGCCCACAGTCCGCACGGTTCGCCTGCTCCGCAGGGGCGCCGCACGGTCCAGGACAGCCGTGCGCTCCAGGACCGGCCGGGCCCCGGCGGCGCGGCCGGCCACGGGAACACGAGCGCCGACCGGCCCCGCGAGGGCTCGCCGCCCATGGCCGCCGGGCCCCCGGGCGCCGACCCGTTCCGGGTGCTCCGGCCCCCGTCCACCACCGCCGGACGACCCCGTGAGACGGCCCCCAGGCTGCCCGCCCAGAGCGGTGGTGAGTCCGCCGTCCGCCCGGTGGGGACGACGGCGGTGGGGGACGGGCCGCGCCCCGAGGGGACGCTGCCGATCCGGCCCCTGCGGCCGAGGACCGGAGCCGAGCCGCCCACCGACAGCACCCTGACGATCCGTGCCCTGCGGCGCGCCCGCGCCCAGCGGGAGCAGGAACGCGCGGAGGCGGCGTCCCGGGCCGCCCGCGAGGGACAGGCCGAACGGGAACGGACGGAACGGCCGCGGGCGGAGCACGCCCCCGCCGACCGGCTCCCCGCCGACCCGCCGCCGGGCGACGCGCCGCCCGCCGACCGGCATCCCGCGGACCGCCCGCCCCCTCTCGCACCCGGTCTCGCGCCCGCCGGTCCCCTCAGCCCCGTACCGGCCGTACGGTCCCCCGCGCCGGTCGCCCCGACCCGGCCGCAGCTCCGCCGCCCGCCCGCCGTCGACGAGGCGGGCGAGGCGGTCGCCTCCTGGTCCCAGCAGGTGCACCGGCTCGCCCGGGGCGGCGAACCCGAACAGCCCCCGGCCGAGGAGCCGTTCGCGCGGGCCGCCCGGGAGCGCGCCAGGGTCCGCCCCGCCGGGCTCGGGCGCCGGTTCACGGCCCGGCTCGTCGACAGCGCCCTCCTGGGCGCGCTCGTCGCCGCCGTCGCGGTCCCCGTCGGGCTGCGCACCCTCCAGCACGTCGACCACAAGATCGAGGCCGCCCGCCACTCCGGCCGCACCGTCACCGTCTGGCTGGTGGACGGCACCACCGGCGCCCACCTCGCCGTCGTCCTCGGCGCACTGCTGATCTTCGGATTCGTGTACGAGGTGCTGCCGACGGCCTGGTGGGGCCGGACCGTCGGCAAACAGCTCTGCGGGGTCACGGTGCTCGACATGGGCTCCCAGCGACTCCCCTCCTTCGGGGCCTCGCTGCGCCGCTGGCTGACGCACACCCTGCTGGGGCTGATCGCGATCGGGGCCCTCGGCGTGCTGTGGGCGCTCTTCGACCACCCGTGGCGGCAGTGCTGGCACGACAAGGCGGCCCGCACCTTCGTCGCCGTCCGCCGCCCGTCGCCGCGTGGGGCTTGAGGCGGCGGTCCGGCCGTGGTCGTGCCGGGTCCGGGGCTGTGGGTCGTCCGTCGTGGTGCCGTTTCTGAGGCCGGGGTCCGCCTGAGGGCGCGGTCCGTTTCACGTCGCGGCTTGCCTGAAGTGGTGGCCCGCCGGTCGCCGCGTGGGGCTTGAGGCGGCGGTCCGCTCGTCGTCGTGCCGGGCTCGGGGCAGCGGGCCGTCCGCCGTGGTGCCGTGTCCGAGGCCGGGCCCGCCTGAGGGTGCGGTCCGGCTGCCGTCGTGCCGGGCCTGGGGCAGCGGGTCGCCCGCCGCCGCGCCGCGCCCGAAAGCCCCGCCCGGCCCGGGCGCCGGTCTGAAGCCGCGGCCCGCCCGGCCCCGCGGTCCGTCTGGAGTCACGGCGTGCCCGTCACCGCGTCGCGCCCGTCCCCGGTGCCGTTCTGTAGCAGTGGTCCACCCGGCCCCGGTGCCGCGCCCGAAGGCCACGCCTCACCTGTCCCCGGTGCCGCGCCCGAGGCTGCGGCCCGCCCGACCTCGCCGCCGCGCCCGAAGGCCACGCCCCACCCGACCCCGGCGCCGGTCTGAAGCCGCGCCCCGCCCGGCCCCGCGCCGCATCTGAGGCCGCGGCCCGCCCGAGGCCGTGGCCCGTTTCACGCCGCAGCCTGCACCGAGCCGCGGCCCGCCCGGCCCCGGTGCCGCGCCCGAAAGCCACGCCCCGCCCACCGCCGCCCCGGGCCCGAGGCCACGCCCCGCCCGGCCCGCGCCGCGCCGTCTTCCGCCGGGCCCCGTCCGGCGTTTGGGGCCCGTCCCGGGCCGTGCCTCCGAACGGCGTACCCCCGATTGCGGGAGCCCGTACCCCGCGGTGCACTGCCCTCATGAGCAGCGATCAGCCGCCGCCCCCCGGCCCCGGGGGCCCCGAGGACGACCCCTTCCTCAAGCGCCCGCAGGGCCCCTCGGACCCCGGCGGCCAGGGGCAGCAGCCGCCCGGACCCCCGCCCGCCGGCGGCGGGGGAGCCTGGCCGGGCGACCAGGGCGCGGGCGGCGCGGGCGGACCGTACGGCACGGGCGGCCCCTACGGCGGCGGCAGCCCCGGCGGCCCGCCCCCGTCCGGCGGCGGCTACGGCGGCGGCCCCTACGGCGGCGCCCCCGACCCGCTCGCGGGCATGCCGCCGCTCGCCGACTTCGGCAGGCGCTTCGCCGCCCGCGTCATCGACCTGGTGATCGTCTTCATCCCGCTCTTCCTGCTGTCGCTGGTCTTCGGCGGCTGGAACGTGAACGCCGACAGCGGCGACAGCCTGAACGACATCGCCAACGACGTGAACACGGGCCGCCAGTGGGCCTGGTCCCTGATCTCGATCGTCGCCTACGTCGGCTACGACACCTGGCTGACGGTGAAGCGGCACGGCCAGACCGTGGGCAAGAAACTGCTACGGCTGCGGGTCGCCATGCTCAACGACGGCAGCGTCCCGGAGACCCGCGCCGCACTGCTGCGCGCGGTGGTGCTCTGGGTCCCGGCGCTGCTGTGCTGCCTCTGTCTGTGGTGGCTGATCATCATCATCTCGATCCTCGTCGACAAGCCCTACAAGCAGGGGCTGCACGACAAGGCGGGGCGGACCGTGGTGGTCGCCGTCCCGGAGGGGGCCGAGCCGCCCCCGGCGGGCTGACGGCCCGGCGGACACCGCTGCCGCCGGACGTGTCCCGGGAGAACCGGGACACGTCCGGTGTGTTCCATGAACCCGGTGCATAACGGGGTGCACAGTGCCACCCATCACCATCTGGCTAATTCCCCTCCCTTTCCGTCTGATTCAACGGCCTCATACCACGCATTTTCCCCAAGAGGTGTCCGGATAACGGAAGGGAAATTTTGCATAGTGCAGTAGGAACGTCTTAGTCAAGGGTTGTCTTTTCTTCGCCAGTTACGGTCGAATGCCGTCACTTGTGACGCGTCGACACGCCGGACCTCCCACCCCCGGAATCCGCAGCGGCGGCGCGGGGGAGGACACCGACAAGTGACCACGAGAAGACGGACGACCAGAGCGTCCGCCGTCATCGTCGCGCTCGCCGCGGCGACCGCGGCGGCTTCGGCGTTCAGCACCGCCCAGGCGGGAGACCGGGCGCCCGGTGACGGCGCCGCGCCGGTGACACGTGTGGACCCTGCGCCGCGGAAGGACCATGTCGACCACGACCTCGACGGTCCGTTCAGCAAGCAGCAGAAGCTCAACCGCCAGGCCGCGCTGGAGCAGGTCATATCCGGGGACGCGACCGTGCAGAAGCGCGGCGCGTCCAAGGTCGTCAAGCTCGACGAGGGGAAGTACGTCGAGCTGGGCCGGGAGAAGACCGACAAGATCTTCACGATCCTGGTGGAGTTCGGCGACAAGGTCGACGACACCACCCTGCACGACCCGGACGGGCCCGAGGGCCCGAAGCCGCCCGTCAAGAAGTACGGCGGCACCCCCGGCCCGCTGCACAACCGGATCGCGGAGCCCGACCGCAAGGTCAACAACTCCACGATCTGGCAGAAGGACTACAACCGCGAGCACTTCGAGGACCTGTACTTCGGTACCGGC
The nucleotide sequence above comes from Streptomyces clavuligerus. Encoded proteins:
- a CDS encoding SsgA family sporulation/cell division regulator, with translation MHSVVERELELRLVLSPERSIPVPARMVYRTDDPYAVHITFHIGSASPVTWTFARELLVEGVFRPCGQGDVRIWPSRTDGRSVVLMALASPDGEALLEVPSVAVSAWLERTLRVVPPGSERDRLDLEGELAELLSPGRAQRLWARGHSPACGKETPRATDETPDADEG
- a CDS encoding RDD family protein, with product MSSDQPPPPGPGGPEDDPFLKRPQGPSDPGGQGQQPPGPPPAGGGGAWPGDQGAGGAGGPYGTGGPYGGGSPGGPPPSGGGYGGGPYGGAPDPLAGMPPLADFGRRFAARVIDLVIVFIPLFLLSLVFGGWNVNADSGDSLNDIANDVNTGRQWAWSLISIVAYVGYDTWLTVKRHGQTVGKKLLRLRVAMLNDGSVPETRAALLRAVVLWVPALLCCLCLWWLIIIISILVDKPYKQGLHDKAGRTVVVAVPEGAEPPPAG
- a CDS encoding RDD family protein — encoded protein: MSAPTPAGDGESPTPGYYPDPSIPHYIRYWNGAAWVPGSSRPAPKAGESTPPLPGRGGRGQQRQPAAGRGHRAPEPSAAAGPGRIEETGPVFLDEEPPDRPDPLGPLDGRDGAGGPERHEPATAWRADASRQTGFGGEHDRRVSWNGSPHNAGRTPFPGPVDGPPPDGPGSTAGPGGSRGADGPGGTGGHADHGNPGGLSGLGALEASGGPHGAGAGQGGSVTSGGPPPYGAHDGYGANAVHDGYGASAVDGGHGARPADGEHGGYSAHSPHGSPAPQGRRTVQDSRALQDRPGPGGAAGHGNTSADRPREGSPPMAAGPPGADPFRVLRPPSTTAGRPRETAPRLPAQSGGESAVRPVGTTAVGDGPRPEGTLPIRPLRPRTGAEPPTDSTLTIRALRRARAQREQERAEAASRAAREGQAERERTERPRAEHAPADRLPADPPPGDAPPADRHPADRPPPLAPGLAPAGPLSPVPAVRSPAPVAPTRPQLRRPPAVDEAGEAVASWSQQVHRLARGGEPEQPPAEEPFARAARERARVRPAGLGRRFTARLVDSALLGALVAAVAVPVGLRTLQHVDHKIEAARHSGRTVTVWLVDGTTGAHLAVVLGALLIFGFVYEVLPTAWWGRTVGKQLCGVTVLDMGSQRLPSFGASLRRWLTHTLLGLIAIGALGVLWALFDHPWRQCWHDKAARTFVAVRRPSPRGA
- a CDS encoding class F sortase, whose translation is MKTLRRVLRHRPAALVVPVVLTAAVATGGCSSGSGGAAGGGETAGRVVDHGPATPDGGAEPGGTRGRPERGAEEPAAPVRVTIPSVGVDSALMRLGLNKDGTVEVPPPAKGMTAGWYTGGAVPGEPGASVIIGHNSTVHGKAVFHDLKKIAKGAEVTVRNASGDTARFTVTHRETVSKKAFPTQRVYGATNGRELRLITCDGAFDAAGHPVDNLIVYATRR
- a CDS encoding FAD-binding oxidoreductase, which gives rise to MDDLIERLRAGLPAEALITDPDVTVSYGRDMAGFCAAGTPAVVVLPRTVEQVRHVMRTATALRVPVVPQGARTGLSGAANASDGCIVLSLLRMDRILEISPVDRIAVVEPGVVNADLSRAVGELGLAYPPDPSSWESCTIGGNIGTASGGLCCVKYGVTAEYVLGLEVVLADGRLLNTGRRTAKGVAGYDLTRLFVGSEGSLGIVVKAVLALRPKPPAQLVLGAEFPSAAAACAAICAVMERGHTPSLLELMDRTTVRAVNATTGMGLPETTEALLLCAFDTPDPAADLAAVGELCRAAGATEVVPADTPAESELLLQARRSALPALESLSTATMIDDVCVPRSRLGEMIEGTARIAEKYGLTIGVCAHAGDGNTHPVVCFDQHDPEESRRARESFDAIMALGLELGGTITGEHGVGVLKKEWLARELGPVGLEMQRGIKAAFDPLNILNPGKLF
- a CDS encoding methyltransferase family protein; amino-acid sequence: MRLTSVLANAGLVLWAGYELLLRHRDRTAASWRAGAADRGSTALLPAAFAGALLLGALLPGALPAAARWAGVGAVAAGLLLRAWGMRTLGAYYTRTLRTAPGQRVVRTGPYRLIRHPGYAGSLLVWTGWALGLGKGLAAVAVAVLLGAAYGWRIAAEERILLAVFGEEYAEYRRRTKRLLPYVY
- a CDS encoding tetratricopeptide repeat protein; its protein translation is MGTERVKNAAVAALVAATLAGGVLMLVTEEHDAPPPAPGPAARARAAAVAGAPASRAELDALIRDRTRWLRAHPGDEESWAALGTAYAERGAWWADWAALARAESALNRSLRERPAAAGNTEALLGLAVLAGARQDFATARDAAVRAQQQRPRRWTVYRALIDAQSGVGAYKAVHGALDRLTALYQGSQSRALAAQVYRERGWREDASANAYDAVAAAAGTTERAVALRRLGDLAWERGEPREAVAGYDAALRLAPELHPARAGRARALAALGRTDAALAEYRAALTRFPLPEYALEAGELYESLGRHEEAEESYAAVLETADRAERYGVDQTLTRGRYEADHGDPDEAVRLLTDAWEAGRRSTQIADGLGWALYRAGRADEALPYAKRATKEGLRSPLFAYHRGQIERSLGLYGSARRNIGTALRVNPFFSPLLVPPARSALASLGEPPGGGPRRMTGREALYPAGRGRQGAAGSRWWGSGGAR
- a CDS encoding VOC family protein, with protein sequence MPATLDHTVVRSHDRFAGARFLAELIGEPEPREFGPFASLALAGGVTLDYLDVEGEIASQHLAFLVSDEEFDTVLAKVVERELPYFADPHAEKPQEINHHFGGRGFYLADPDGHWLEFITHTYVIE